TCATATCGATATAGAGGCGGTAAGAGAGTTTTCAAGATGGCGCCGTTGCATCATCATTTCGAATTGCTCGGATGGCCCGAATCGAAAGTGGTCATTCGTTTCTGGATTATAGGCGCCCTCTTTGCCCTTTTAACACTTTCGACGTTGAAAATCAGATGACCACAAAAGACCGCGTAAAAGGCAGGAAAATCGGCATTATCGGGATGGCCCGCTCTGGACTGGCGGCGGCAAAGTTAATCAAGAAGTTGGGAGGGTTACCCTTTGTCTCCGATGTCAAAACCGAGGAGCAACTGTCAAAGGAAATCGCTCTTCTCAAGGAACAGGAGATTTCGTACGAGACCGGCGGGCATACCGAACGGCTTCTCAAATCAGACTTCGTGATTCTCTCCCCGGGTATCCCGCGACAGATACCGATTATCGGCCAGCTCGATGCCGCCGGTATACCGATTTTTTCCGAGATAGAACTGGCATCCTGGTTCTGCCGCGGGAAAATTATCGCTATCACCGGCTCCAATGGCAAAACCACCACCACCAGTCTGACCGGCGAGGTGCTGACCAGCGGCGGACTCAACAATATTGTCTGCGGGAATATCGGAAAGCCGTTTGCCGAGGTGGTCCTGGATATTCCTGCCGATGGCTTTGCCGTGGTCGAAGTCTCCAATTTCCAACTGGAAACGATTGAGGAGTTTGCGCCGCATATCGCCATGATTCTCAATCTCACTCCCGACCATCTGGACCGGTATGACGGCTTTGACGACTACAAGAAAGCCAAATATCGAATCGCTGAGAACCAGGCGCCAACCGACTATCTGATTCTCAATGCCGATGACGCCGTCATAGACCGCAATCATATCGGCACCAGAGCGCAGAAGATATATTTTTCGACCGCCCGCACTTTGCCGACCGGGGTCTTCCAGAGGGGAGAGTCGCTGGTCGGCATGGTGGGCGGCAAGGAAACAGAAATCATCGACATCAAACAGATTCGGATTCCGGGACCGCACAACCTTCAGAATGCCGCGGCCGCTTCGCTGGCGGGATTACTTCTCGGTCTCGCACCCGAAAAAATCGCCGCCGCCCTCCGCTCTTTCCCCGGCGTGCCGCATCGTTTGGAAGATGTCGGCGCGGTTGCCGGCATAAAATTTATCAATGACTCCAAGGCGACCAATGTCGATTCGGTCTGTTTTGCCCTGCGCTCTATTAAAACTCCTATCTGCCTCATCGCCGGAGGGCGGGATAAGGGAGGAAGTTATCAACCGATAGTCGATGCCGGACGGGGAAAAATCAAAGAGATAATTCTAATCGGGGAAGCGCGCGAGAAAATGTTCGATGCTCTGGGACGTCACTTCCCGGTGCAGTTCGCCGCCAGCATGGAAGAGGCGGTGAAGAAGGCTTTTGAAGCGGCCTCTCCCGGCGAAACGGTGCTGCTCTCTCCCGCCTGCTCCAGTTTTGATATGTTCGAGAATTTCGAGCACCGGGGGGAGACTTTCAAGCAGATTGTCCATTCGCTTAAGAATAATCATTCCGCCTCGCACCGAATTGGAGCCAAATAACCATGGATAAGATTCTTCTCTACGCGGCGGTTTTTCTGGTGATAATCGGACTGGTAACAGTTTTCTCGGCGTCGTCTCTTATCGCCAAGGAATCTTTCGGCTCCCAGTTTCATTTTCTTTATAAGCAGGCGATATTCTTGCTGCTGGGGATTCTTATTGCCCTGGTGGTTATCCGCCTCGATTTGAAACGTCTTTCCCCTTATTCGGTGCCGATAGTCTTTGTCTGTATTGCCCTGCTGGCGGCGGTATTTGCTTTCCCCAGTCGAAATGACGCCCATCGCTGGATAATTATTGGCCCCTTCACTCTGCAGCCATCGGAGCTGTTCAAGCTGGCTATCATCTATTATCTGGCATTCTCGCTGTCACAGAAGAAGCGCAATATTGAAGACTGGCGGCAGCTGGTTTTCCCCTACGCCCCGCTTATCGGTACCGGAATTCTTCTCATTATCTTTGAACCTGGTTTAGGCTCGGCGCTGACAATCACCGCGACGGTAATAGTAATACT
The DNA window shown above is from Candidatus Zixiibacteriota bacterium and carries:
- the murD gene encoding UDP-N-acetylmuramoyl-L-alanine--D-glutamate ligase, coding for MTTKDRVKGRKIGIIGMARSGLAAAKLIKKLGGLPFVSDVKTEEQLSKEIALLKEQEISYETGGHTERLLKSDFVILSPGIPRQIPIIGQLDAAGIPIFSEIELASWFCRGKIIAITGSNGKTTTTSLTGEVLTSGGLNNIVCGNIGKPFAEVVLDIPADGFAVVEVSNFQLETIEEFAPHIAMILNLTPDHLDRYDGFDDYKKAKYRIAENQAPTDYLILNADDAVIDRNHIGTRAQKIYFSTARTLPTGVFQRGESLVGMVGGKETEIIDIKQIRIPGPHNLQNAAAASLAGLLLGLAPEKIAAALRSFPGVPHRLEDVGAVAGIKFINDSKATNVDSVCFALRSIKTPICLIAGGRDKGGSYQPIVDAGRGKIKEIILIGEAREKMFDALGRHFPVQFAASMEEAVKKAFEAASPGETVLLSPACSSFDMFENFEHRGETFKQIVHSLKNNHSASHRIGAK